The following nucleotide sequence is from bacterium.
CGATTGTTCCGCCCGGATGAAGCCTTGCAAGGTCATCTCTTGTTATTCTTCTCAAACTCATAATCGCTATGGCGAGGGCATCTCCCATAGCCATAGTCGCGGTTGTGGATGAGGTGGGGGCGATACCGAAGGGACAGGCTTCCCTCTCAACGCTCACATCTATCACTATATCGGAGGCTTTCGCGATGCTTGAATTCGGGTTTCCCGTGAGAGCTATCAGCTTTATTCCCAAGCGTTTTAAGAAGGGGATGATATTTATCAGTTCTTCCGTCTCCCCGTTATAGGAGATGAGGATGATGATGTCATCGGAGGAAAGTAGCCCAAGCTCGCCATGCATTGCCTCAGCGGGATGAAGGAAGACGGAGGGAGTTCCCGTTGAGGCAAAAGTGCTTGCTATCTTCCTTCCCACTGCTCCCGACTTCCCAATCCCCGTGATAACCACCTTGCCCTTACAAGAAAGGATTTCCTCAACTGCCTCATATACAGCTTCGTTTATCTTTTCCCTTAGCCCTAGAACCGCTTCCCCCTCTATTTTAAGGACTTCCCATATTATTTGCTTTATCTTCTCCTTATCCAGTTCTTCCGTCATATTTCAATCGTTCTTACTTGCAGACCATACTCCCTGCATTGCTTTAAAATCTCGTCGTCGGGTTCCCCAACGGAGAGAATTCCCGGGAG
It contains:
- a CDS encoding KpsF/GutQ family sugar-phosphate isomerase codes for the protein MTEELDKEKIKQIIWEVLKIEGEAVLGLREKINEAVYEAVEEILSCKGKVVITGIGKSGAVGRKIASTFASTGTPSVFLHPAEAMHGELGLLSSDDIIILISYNGETEELINIIPFLKRLGIKLIALTGNPNSSIAKASDIVIDVSVEREACPFGIAPTSSTTATMAMGDALAIAIMSLRRITRDDLARLHPGGTIGRRLLLKVEDVMRTGKRHAVVEEETPVRDVLFTITKARGGAASVVDKENKLVGIITDGDIRRHLILDETVLNKPAREIMTETPITIQRGKLAAEALRLMQERNIDDLPVVDEEGHALGMIDIVDLVKVGIV